One genomic region from Candidatus Ryanbacteria bacterium CG10_big_fil_rev_8_21_14_0_10_43_42 encodes:
- the rsmA gene encoding ribosomal RNA small subunit methyltransferase A encodes MHPKKSLGQNFLTSKETAGRIVRAATLSPGDVVLEVGPGKGILTELLLETGAVVFAIEKDPRMVLFLKEKFADKKNFTITEGDILDSTVHDVLPDTYSIVANLPYYITSHFLRLFLEELRKKPVSMTLMVQREVADRIIARPPHMSLLSLSVQAFGTPKKILNVSRKQFSPPPDVNSAVITIQQISDAFFIKNNTTPQEFFPAIKKAFSQKRKMLRSSIGIAGKCSTKRPQELSLQNWLDIVPLIKNAL; translated from the coding sequence ATGCATCCCAAAAAATCCCTCGGGCAAAATTTTTTAACCTCAAAAGAAACGGCAGGGCGCATAGTACGCGCGGCTACTCTTTCGCCGGGAGACGTTGTGTTGGAGGTGGGGCCCGGAAAAGGAATATTAACAGAACTTCTTCTGGAAACAGGAGCTGTAGTATTTGCCATAGAAAAAGATCCGCGCATGGTTCTCTTTCTGAAAGAAAAATTTGCGGATAAAAAAAACTTCACCATTACGGAAGGGGATATTTTAGACAGCACCGTCCATGACGTACTGCCCGATACTTATTCTATTGTCGCTAATTTGCCGTATTATATTACATCACATTTCCTGCGCCTTTTTTTGGAAGAATTAAGAAAAAAACCCGTGTCCATGACGCTCATGGTACAGCGCGAGGTGGCTGATCGTATTATAGCGCGCCCGCCGCACATGAGTTTATTGTCGCTTTCCGTGCAAGCTTTTGGTACACCAAAAAAAATACTCAACGTATCCCGCAAACAATTCTCACCGCCACCCGATGTAAATTCTGCGGTAATTACCATACAACAAATTTCTGATGCGTTCTTTATAAAAAATAATACAACGCCCCAAGAATTTTTCCCCGCAATCAAAAAAGCATTCTCCCAGAAAAGAAAAATGCTTCGTTCATCAATAGGCATTGCGGGGAAATGTTCCACAAAACGCCCACAAGAATTGTCGTTGCAAAACTGGCTGGATATAGTACCTCTAATAAAAAATGCTTTGTGA
- a CDS encoding ATP-dependent DNA helicase PcrA has translation MSQTNILNDLNPAQQKAVLTKDGALLVIAGAGSGKTKVLVHRIARLIETGVRPENILAVTFTNKAAREMKERAIQLLTGNARSGETPTPKTTPWIGTFHALGVYILRRHGSHLGIPGNFTILDEDEARALVKRLLKERSADPKQFPPARIRQMISHMKNNPATKHDEEEEHTYPEIIRDVFRAYEEELERAHTLDFDDLLVRTLRLLSEYPDVLAAYHRTWPYIMVDEYQDTNHIQYTITKLLSKGSGNIMVVGDIDQAIYSWRGANFRNILAFEKDWPKTTVITLEQNYRSTSIILEAANTLIKNNNERREKNLWTANEGGDRIRITVTDDERQEARYVLRTIHALTQKHTRLNDIAILYRTNAQSRAIEEELIKHAVPYRLVGGTRFYERKEIRDMLAYMRIAQNPEDVISMDRIRNVPARGIGKVLAEKYKNNIPLTPKEQKKISIFENIRRILEEARAKKPVSEFLQTIIRHTAYESFLRDGTAEGEDRWANILELFTVTKEYDSVPAPRGTEQFLEEASLLADADTVDETTGAVHLMTVHAAKGLEFNTVFVVGLEEGVFPHSLSAFSGDELEEERRLCYVALTRAKSQLFLTMARTRMLYGEKTWNEPSRFLAEIPEHLITETPSKPAIQEEDIIGYDIG, from the coding sequence ATGTCGCAAACAAACATCTTAAACGATCTGAATCCCGCCCAACAAAAAGCCGTTCTTACCAAAGACGGCGCTCTTTTGGTTATTGCCGGCGCCGGATCCGGGAAAACAAAGGTGCTCGTACACCGCATTGCACGCCTTATAGAAACAGGCGTTCGTCCTGAAAACATCCTTGCCGTTACCTTTACCAACAAAGCCGCCCGCGAAATGAAGGAACGTGCCATTCAACTATTAACAGGAAACGCACGCTCCGGCGAAACACCCACACCCAAAACCACGCCATGGATAGGCACTTTTCACGCATTGGGCGTTTATATTCTCCGGCGACACGGCAGTCATCTGGGCATCCCCGGCAACTTTACCATTCTTGATGAAGATGAGGCGCGGGCCCTCGTGAAACGGCTTTTAAAAGAACGTTCCGCTGACCCAAAACAATTTCCGCCCGCCCGCATACGCCAAATGATTTCTCACATGAAAAATAATCCCGCGACAAAACATGACGAAGAAGAGGAACACACCTATCCCGAAATAATACGAGATGTATTTCGGGCGTATGAAGAAGAACTTGAACGCGCACATACGCTCGATTTTGATGATCTGCTCGTGCGCACTCTTCGCTTGCTATCCGAATATCCCGACGTTCTTGCGGCATATCACCGTACATGGCCGTACATTATGGTGGACGAATACCAAGACACAAACCATATACAATACACCATAACGAAACTTCTAAGCAAAGGGTCCGGTAATATTATGGTAGTGGGAGATATAGATCAGGCAATTTATTCGTGGCGGGGGGCTAATTTTCGCAATATTTTGGCATTTGAAAAAGATTGGCCCAAAACAACAGTCATAACGCTTGAACAAAATTACCGCTCAACATCAATAATTCTTGAGGCGGCAAATACGCTTATCAAAAACAATAACGAACGGCGGGAAAAAAACCTCTGGACGGCAAATGAGGGAGGGGATCGTATTCGCATTACCGTAACGGACGACGAGCGACAAGAAGCGCGATATGTTTTGCGAACCATTCATGCTCTTACCCAAAAACATACGCGCCTTAACGATATAGCTATTTTGTACCGCACCAACGCACAATCCCGTGCCATTGAGGAAGAACTAATAAAACACGCTGTTCCATACCGCCTCGTAGGAGGCACGCGATTCTACGAAAGAAAAGAAATACGGGACATGCTTGCTTATATGCGTATTGCGCAAAACCCGGAAGACGTCATAAGCATGGATCGCATTCGCAACGTTCCCGCGCGGGGCATCGGAAAGGTTCTCGCGGAAAAATACAAGAATAACATTCCTCTCACACCAAAGGAACAGAAAAAGATTTCCATTTTTGAAAACATACGGCGCATACTGGAAGAAGCGCGTGCCAAGAAACCCGTAAGCGAATTTTTACAGACAATCATCCGGCATACGGCGTATGAATCTTTTTTGCGGGATGGAACAGCAGAGGGAGAAGACCGCTGGGCAAATATTCTTGAGCTTTTTACGGTGACAAAAGAATATGATTCCGTGCCAGCTCCGCGCGGAACGGAGCAATTTTTAGAGGAAGCATCCCTTCTTGCCGATGCCGACACGGTGGATGAAACAACGGGTGCTGTGCATCTTATGACCGTACACGCCGCAAAAGGGCTGGAATTTAATACCGTATTTGTTGTAGGACTTGAAGAGGGTGTGTTTCCCCACAGCTTAAGCGCATTTTCAGGGGATGAACTCGAAGAAGAACGCCGCCTGTGTTATGTGGCTCTCACACGGGCAAAATCACAGCTATTCCTCACTATGGCACGTACCCGCATGCTTTACGGAGAAAAAACATGGAATGAACCGTCGCGATTTCTTGCGGAAATTCCGGAACATCTCATAACAGAAACACCATCCAAACCGGCTATTCAAGAAGAAGATATCATAGGCTACGACATAGGATAA
- a CDS encoding magnesium chelatase, producing the protein MSVKIHSAEIVGIDGAIIDVEIDLSPGLHTFSIVGLADKAVDESRHRIAAAIKNFGARPPHKKNNRVTVSLAPADLKKEGPAFDLPIALAYLLVSEQAIFTPEGKLFLGELALDGTLRPVKGTLSLAIAAQKYGYKELYVPYGNGMEAALVNGITVYEARHLKDIVYHLEGSSPLSPVPITSTEKKSTEHHADFSYIKGQEAAKRGLEIAAAGGHNIALSGPPGSGKTLLSRALPSILPPPEREEIMEITQIHSIAGIYPPHEGIITERPFRSPHHTASHVALVGGGTTPRPGEITLAHRGILFLDEFPEFEKRVLEALRQPLEDGVISISRARGSITFPARIMLVAAMNPCPCGNTGSAKKECICPPHAIDRYARRISGPIMDRIDMWLTVDAVEHDKLSLSKNGEPSSTIRDRVEKARIIQKDRLKKTPYITNSDIGAKHIQTLCVLSSKADATLQNAASALELSARSYHRVIKIARTIADLAGENIISENHILEAIQYRPRKQE; encoded by the coding sequence ATGTCCGTAAAAATTCATTCAGCGGAAATTGTCGGTATTGATGGCGCTATTATAGACGTGGAGATCGACCTATCACCCGGTTTACATACGTTTTCAATCGTGGGACTCGCCGATAAAGCGGTGGACGAATCCCGGCATCGTATAGCGGCCGCTATAAAGAATTTCGGTGCCCGTCCACCGCATAAAAAAAATAATCGTGTTACCGTTTCCCTGGCACCTGCCGATTTGAAAAAAGAAGGTCCGGCATTTGATCTTCCTATAGCTCTTGCTTATCTTTTAGTATCTGAACAGGCAATTTTTACACCGGAGGGAAAGCTGTTTTTAGGAGAGCTTGCACTTGACGGCACACTTCGTCCTGTTAAAGGCACTCTTTCTCTTGCCATAGCCGCACAAAAATATGGCTATAAAGAATTATATGTCCCGTATGGAAACGGTATGGAAGCGGCGCTCGTTAACGGCATAACTGTTTATGAGGCGCGTCATCTGAAAGATATTGTATACCACCTTGAAGGATCCTCTCCTCTTTCTCCCGTTCCTATTACGAGCACAGAAAAAAAATCAACGGAACACCATGCGGACTTTTCCTACATAAAAGGACAGGAAGCCGCTAAACGCGGACTTGAAATTGCGGCGGCCGGCGGACACAATATAGCATTATCCGGACCTCCCGGCTCTGGTAAAACACTTCTTTCCCGCGCACTTCCGTCCATACTTCCACCACCCGAACGTGAAGAAATTATGGAGATTACTCAAATTCATAGCATTGCGGGCATATATCCGCCGCATGAGGGTATTATTACGGAGCGCCCGTTCAGAAGCCCGCATCACACAGCGTCCCACGTTGCTCTTGTGGGAGGGGGAACGACACCGCGCCCGGGAGAAATTACACTGGCACATCGGGGAATATTATTTTTGGATGAATTTCCGGAATTTGAAAAACGCGTACTGGAAGCGTTGCGTCAACCACTAGAAGACGGTGTTATCTCTATTTCCCGCGCCCGGGGATCCATCACATTTCCTGCACGCATTATGTTGGTTGCCGCTATGAATCCGTGCCCGTGCGGAAATACGGGAAGCGCTAAAAAGGAATGTATATGTCCACCGCATGCAATAGACCGATATGCACGAAGAATATCCGGCCCTATTATGGATCGCATTGATATGTGGCTTACCGTAGATGCCGTTGAACATGACAAATTATCCCTTAGTAAAAATGGAGAACCGTCGAGCACTATCCGAGATAGAGTAGAAAAAGCACGCATTATTCAAAAAGACCGCCTGAAAAAAACTCCCTACATTACCAATAGCGATATTGGTGCAAAACACATACAAACGTTATGTGTACTCTCTTCAAAGGCGGATGCAACATTACAAAATGCGGCGAGCGCACTGGAACTTTCGGCACGAAGTTATCACCGCGTTATAAAAATAGCCCGCACTATCGCAGACCTTGCCGGAGAAAATATCATCTCTGAAAATCACATTCTGGAAGCCATTCAATACCGTCCCCGAAAACAAGAATAA
- the rpsO gene encoding 30S ribosomal protein S15, translated as MIPAKEKSKVIAKFRIHEKDTGSSDVQIAVVTEEITRLADHLKKNPKDNHSRRGLLKMVAKRKNLLAYLAREDDGRYQGVIKKLGLKK; from the coding sequence ATGATTCCCGCAAAAGAAAAATCAAAAGTTATAGCAAAATTCCGTATCCATGAGAAGGATACGGGTTCTTCTGACGTACAGATAGCCGTTGTAACGGAAGAAATTACCCGCCTCGCGGATCATTTGAAAAAAAATCCCAAAGATAATCATTCCCGCCGCGGACTTCTTAAAATGGTAGCTAAGCGGAAAAATCTTCTTGCTTATCTTGCTCGTGAAGATGACGGACGTTATCAAGGTGTAATCAAAAAACTCGGCTTAAAGAAATAA
- a CDS encoding polyribonucleotide nucleotidyltransferase — protein sequence METKQFSIEVAGKPLVAEFSPLAEQANGSVLVRYGETVVFATAVMDKKEREGAKFFPLMVDYEEKFYAAGRILGSRFMRREGRPSEEAILMSRVIDRSIRPLFDHRMRNDLQVTVTALAVDEQNDPDVPALFAASLALAVSNIPWNGPVAAVRVCKTAEGMHSINPTYEEREDNTLDTFFTGVPGHINMIEASAKEASEEEFITAFEEGSAVIKQLIAFQNDIVKEMGVPKRTIKLPEPTDELIKALAAYEERVEDAIYETDKVLRAERMNDMMNEWMSHVAESYPDASAQLAEHMFEELMNNIVHRNILDKPDGEEKRADGRALNEIRPLFTKTHITERNHGSAIFYRGQTHILSVATLGAPGDSLLIEGMEVREKRHFMHHYNFPPFSVGEVKPMRGPGRREIGHGALAEKALRGVIPPKEDFPYTIRVVSETFSSNGSSSMGSVCASSMALMDAGVPIKAAVAGSSMGLMVRHDKASGKVIYKVLTDIQGVEDHLGDMDFKVAGTRTGITAIQLDIKVEGVTLDMIRDAFAEARNGRLKILDAMDATISETRKEISPYAPKIITMTIKPDKIREVIGPGGKVINEIIDQTGCQIDIEQDGSIFITGTNTETAMEAQKLIEEIVQDYEVGQKFTGRVTRLFNFGAMVEIAPRTEGMVHISELAPFRVEQVTDMVDVGDEVPVEIIAIDDMGRINLSIKRVATLEAKNPSAGKSSSRPPSENTPYKGKHAPRDRHDRS from the coding sequence ATGGAAACTAAACAATTCTCTATAGAAGTTGCCGGAAAACCGCTTGTGGCGGAATTTTCTCCTTTAGCCGAACAGGCAAACGGATCTGTACTAGTACGCTACGGGGAAACCGTCGTATTTGCTACTGCCGTTATGGACAAAAAAGAACGCGAAGGAGCAAAATTTTTTCCGTTAATGGTAGATTACGAAGAAAAATTTTATGCCGCGGGGCGTATTTTAGGCTCACGTTTCATGCGACGGGAAGGGCGCCCTTCCGAAGAAGCTATTTTAATGTCGCGCGTTATCGACCGCTCAATTCGTCCGCTATTTGACCACCGCATGCGAAACGACCTTCAGGTAACAGTAACGGCTCTTGCGGTAGATGAACAAAATGACCCCGATGTACCCGCACTCTTTGCGGCTTCTTTGGCGCTTGCCGTTTCAAATATTCCCTGGAATGGTCCGGTAGCCGCCGTACGCGTCTGTAAAACGGCTGAAGGGATGCATAGCATAAATCCCACATACGAAGAGCGGGAAGATAATACTCTTGATACGTTTTTTACCGGTGTTCCCGGGCACATAAACATGATTGAAGCTAGCGCCAAGGAAGCATCCGAAGAAGAATTCATTACGGCATTTGAAGAAGGGTCCGCCGTAATAAAACAACTTATTGCATTTCAAAATGATATCGTAAAAGAGATGGGCGTTCCCAAACGAACTATTAAGCTTCCGGAGCCTACCGATGAACTCATAAAAGCGCTCGCCGCATATGAAGAACGCGTGGAAGATGCCATATATGAAACCGATAAAGTTCTTCGTGCCGAACGCATGAACGATATGATGAACGAATGGATGAGCCACGTTGCTGAATCTTATCCCGATGCATCAGCCCAGCTCGCGGAACATATGTTTGAAGAGCTTATGAATAATATCGTACACCGCAACATACTGGACAAGCCGGATGGTGAAGAAAAACGCGCCGACGGACGTGCTCTTAATGAAATTCGCCCCCTCTTTACCAAAACACATATTACCGAAAGGAATCATGGGTCTGCTATATTCTATCGCGGACAAACACACATCCTTTCCGTGGCTACTCTTGGCGCTCCGGGAGATTCGCTCCTTATTGAGGGTATGGAGGTACGCGAAAAGCGGCATTTTATGCATCATTATAATTTCCCGCCATTTTCGGTAGGAGAAGTAAAACCCATGCGTGGTCCGGGGAGACGCGAAATTGGGCATGGAGCCCTTGCCGAAAAAGCACTTCGTGGCGTCATTCCGCCAAAAGAAGATTTTCCCTACACCATTCGTGTTGTTTCGGAAACATTCTCTTCAAATGGATCATCCTCGATGGGTTCCGTATGTGCATCTTCCATGGCACTTATGGATGCGGGTGTACCTATTAAAGCCGCTGTCGCCGGTTCCTCTATGGGACTCATGGTGCGTCACGACAAAGCAAGCGGAAAAGTAATCTATAAGGTTCTCACCGATATCCAGGGCGTTGAAGATCATTTAGGCGACATGGATTTCAAGGTTGCCGGCACGCGTACCGGTATCACCGCCATTCAGCTTGATATTAAAGTGGAGGGCGTTACGCTCGACATGATCCGCGATGCATTCGCGGAAGCCCGCAACGGCCGGCTTAAAATTCTCGATGCCATGGATGCCACTATAAGCGAAACTCGGAAGGAAATTTCTCCCTATGCACCGAAAATAATTACCATGACGATAAAGCCCGATAAAATTCGTGAGGTTATAGGACCGGGTGGAAAAGTCATTAACGAAATTATCGATCAAACCGGATGTCAGATAGACATAGAACAGGATGGCTCTATCTTCATCACCGGAACAAACACGGAAACGGCAATGGAGGCGCAAAAACTTATCGAAGAAATTGTGCAAGATTATGAAGTGGGGCAGAAATTCACCGGACGCGTAACACGTCTCTTCAACTTTGGAGCCATGGTTGAAATCGCGCCGCGCACGGAAGGAATGGTACATATCTCTGAATTGGCGCCATTCCGTGTCGAGCAGGTAACCGATATGGTAGATGTAGGGGATGAAGTGCCGGTAGAAATTATCGCTATTGATGACATGGGACGTATTAATCTCTCTATAAAGCGCGTCGCCACTCTTGAGGCAAAAAATCCCTCCGCAGGCAAATCATCCTCTCGTCCGCCTTCTGAAAACACTCCTTATAAGGGAAAACATGCTCCACGCGACAGACATGATCGTTCATAG